The Streptomyces sp. HUAS CB01 genome has a segment encoding these proteins:
- a CDS encoding HU family DNA-binding protein: protein MNRSELVAALADRAEVTRKDADAVLAAFAEVVGEIVAKGDEKVTIPGFLTFERTHRAARTARNPQTGDPIQIPAGYSVKVSAGSKLKEAAKGK, encoded by the coding sequence ATGAACCGCAGTGAGCTGGTGGCCGCGCTGGCCGACCGTGCCGAGGTGACCCGCAAGGACGCCGACGCTGTGCTGGCCGCTTTCGCCGAGGTCGTCGGCGAGATCGTCGCCAAGGGCGACGAGAAGGTCACCATCCCCGGTTTCCTGACCTTCGAGCGCACCCACCGTGCCGCTCGCACCGCTCGTAACCCGCAGACCGGCGACCCGATCCAGATCCCGGCCGGCTACAGCGTGAAGGTCTCCGCGGGCTCCAAGCTCAAGGAAGCCGCGAAGGGCAAGTAA
- a CDS encoding NAD-dependent malic enzyme, protein MATAPSVSYSMTVRLEVPASGTAVSQLTTAVESSGGSVTGLDVTASGHEKLRIDVTIAATSTTHADEIVEKLRGIEGVTLGKVSDRTFLMHLGGKIEMQSKHPIRNRDDLSMVYTPGVARVCMAIAENPEDARRLTIKRNSVAVVTDGSAVLGLGNIGPKAALPVMEGKAALFKRFAGIDAWPICLDTQDTDAIVEIVKAIAPGFAGINLEDISAPRCFEIEARLREALDIPVFHDDQHGTAIVVLAALTNALRVVGKAVGDVRVVMSGAGAAGTAILKLLIAAGVKHAVVADIHGVVHAGREDLVDAAPGSALRWIADNTNPEGVTGTLKEAVRGADVFIGVSAPNVLGAEDVAGMADDAIVFALANPDPEVDPAIARQTAAVVATGRSDFPNQINNVLVFPGVFRGLLDAQSRTVNTEMMLAAATALAGVVTEDELNPNYIIPSVFNDKVAGAVAGAVRDAARAAGAAVTGPTPS, encoded by the coding sequence ATGGCAACGGCGCCCAGCGTCTCGTACTCGATGACGGTCCGGCTGGAGGTGCCCGCGAGCGGAACCGCAGTCTCGCAGCTCACCACGGCCGTCGAGTCCTCCGGCGGATCGGTCACCGGTCTCGACGTCACCGCGTCCGGCCACGAGAAGCTCCGGATCGACGTCACCATCGCGGCGACCTCGACGACGCACGCGGACGAGATCGTCGAGAAGCTGCGCGGTATCGAGGGCGTCACCCTGGGCAAGGTGTCCGACCGGACCTTCCTCATGCACCTCGGCGGCAAGATCGAGATGCAGTCGAAGCACCCCATCCGCAACCGTGACGACCTCTCCATGGTCTACACCCCGGGTGTGGCCCGCGTCTGCATGGCCATCGCCGAGAATCCCGAGGACGCCCGCCGCCTCACGATCAAGCGCAACTCCGTCGCAGTCGTGACGGACGGCTCCGCCGTCCTCGGTCTCGGCAACATCGGCCCGAAGGCCGCCCTGCCCGTCATGGAGGGCAAGGCGGCCCTCTTCAAGCGCTTCGCCGGCATCGACGCGTGGCCGATCTGCCTGGACACCCAGGACACCGACGCCATCGTCGAGATCGTCAAGGCCATCGCCCCCGGCTTCGCCGGCATCAACCTGGAGGACATCTCCGCTCCCCGCTGCTTCGAGATCGAGGCACGGCTGCGCGAGGCCCTCGACATCCCCGTCTTCCACGACGACCAGCACGGCACCGCGATCGTCGTGCTCGCGGCCCTCACCAACGCACTGCGCGTGGTCGGCAAGGCGGTCGGGGACGTCAGGGTCGTCATGTCCGGCGCCGGCGCTGCCGGTACGGCCATCCTGAAGCTGCTCATCGCGGCGGGCGTCAAGCACGCCGTCGTGGCCGACATCCACGGTGTCGTGCACGCCGGCCGCGAGGACCTCGTGGACGCCGCCCCCGGGTCGGCGCTGCGCTGGATCGCCGACAACACCAACCCCGAGGGCGTCACGGGCACGCTGAAGGAAGCGGTGCGCGGTGCCGACGTGTTCATCGGCGTCTCCGCCCCGAACGTGCTCGGGGCGGAGGACGTCGCGGGGATGGCGGACGACGCGATCGTGTTCGCGCTCGCGAATCCCGACCCCGAGGTGGACCCGGCAATCGCCCGCCAGACCGCGGCAGTTGTGGCCACCGGCCGCAGCGACTTCCCGAACCAGATCAACAACGTGCTGGTCTTCCCGGGTGTCTTCCGCGGCCTCCTGGACGCGCAGTCGCGCACGGTCAACACGGAGATGATGCTCGCCGCGGCCACGGCACTGGCGGGCGTCGTCACCGAGGACGAGCTCAACCCGAACTACATCATCCCGTCCGTCTTCAACGACAAGGTCGCGGGAGCGGTCGCCGGGGCCGTCCGGGACGCCGCGAGGGCTGCCGGCGCGGCCGTGACGGGCCCCACCCCGTCCTGA
- a CDS encoding HelD family protein produces the protein MAAQEAAVDSVRDREILVEQEHLDQVYRRLEEKIHEAEFLMDDAAKRGQVGTPGAFAERDAQVFRAGIHLNRLNSEFEDFLFGRIDLLRGKDGKKGPDGAYTSVEPAEDAVRADGAEQYADIAETLHIGRIGVLDADYAPLVIDWRAPAAAPFYRSTPVDPGRVVRRRVIRSKGRRVLGVEDDLMRPELTARLGGAVLPVIGDGALMAALGQARTHTMRDIVSSIQAEQDLVIRAPAASVTEVSGGPGTGKTAVALHRAAYLLYQDRRRYAGGILVVSPTPLLVAYTEGVLPSLGEEGQVAIRAVGSLVDGAEATTYDDPAVARVKGSLRMLKVLRKAARGALELGDTPDRLRVVAFGRRLELESDELQRIRHNVLGGTAPVNLLRPRARRLLLDALYAKSGAAGRHTDPELAAELRSSFDDDVSTEDSFLDFLDAWWPELTPLGVLAAMADERRLGRWSRRVLNPGEVRRLARSLRREGRSVHDVAVLDELQAILGTPVRPKKKREADPLDQLTGLEELMPQREESQRERAERLAAERTEYAHVIVDEAQDLTPMQWRMVGRRGRHATWTIVGDPAQSSWSDPDEAAEARDDALGTRPRRRFELTVNYRNPSEVAELAARVLTLAMPGMVAPRAVRSTGLRPRFAVARDDLERTVRQETERLLDEVDGTVGVVVAMDRRAEAARWLEGLGDRAVALGSLEAKGLEYDATVVVSPAEIADESPAGLRVLYVALTRATQQLTVVSGRRDEPDADGVPDLLRD, from the coding sequence GTGGCCGCGCAGGAAGCCGCTGTCGACTCGGTCCGGGACCGCGAGATCCTTGTCGAACAGGAGCATCTGGACCAGGTGTACCGCCGCCTCGAGGAGAAGATCCACGAGGCGGAGTTCCTGATGGACGACGCCGCCAAACGCGGCCAGGTCGGCACGCCCGGCGCGTTCGCCGAGCGGGACGCCCAGGTGTTCCGCGCCGGGATCCACCTCAACCGGCTCAACAGCGAGTTCGAGGACTTCCTGTTCGGCAGGATCGACCTGCTGCGCGGCAAGGACGGCAAGAAGGGGCCCGACGGGGCGTACACCTCCGTCGAGCCGGCCGAGGACGCCGTACGGGCGGACGGGGCGGAGCAGTACGCCGACATCGCCGAGACCCTGCACATCGGCCGCATCGGCGTGCTCGACGCCGACTACGCGCCCCTGGTCATCGACTGGCGCGCCCCGGCCGCCGCGCCCTTCTACCGCTCCACGCCGGTCGACCCCGGCCGCGTGGTGCGCCGGCGGGTCATCCGCTCCAAGGGCCGCCGGGTCCTCGGGGTCGAGGACGACCTGATGCGCCCCGAGCTGACAGCCCGCCTCGGCGGCGCCGTACTTCCCGTGATCGGCGACGGCGCCCTGATGGCGGCGCTCGGCCAGGCCCGCACCCACACCATGCGCGACATCGTGTCCTCCATCCAGGCCGAGCAGGACCTGGTGATCAGGGCACCCGCCGCCTCGGTCACGGAGGTCTCGGGCGGCCCCGGCACCGGCAAGACGGCCGTCGCGCTGCACCGCGCCGCGTACCTGCTCTACCAGGACCGGCGCCGGTACGCGGGCGGCATCCTCGTCGTCTCGCCCACCCCGCTGCTGGTCGCCTACACCGAGGGCGTGCTGCCCTCGCTGGGCGAGGAGGGGCAGGTGGCGATCAGGGCGGTCGGCTCCCTCGTGGACGGCGCCGAGGCCACCACGTACGACGATCCGGCCGTCGCCCGCGTCAAGGGCTCCCTGCGGATGCTGAAGGTGCTGCGCAAGGCGGCCCGCGGCGCCCTGGAGCTCGGCGACACCCCCGACCGGCTGCGGGTGGTGGCCTTCGGCCGCCGGCTGGAACTGGAGTCCGACGAGCTCCAGCGCATCCGCCACAACGTCCTCGGCGGCACCGCGCCCGTGAACCTGCTGCGGCCGCGCGCCCGCAGACTGCTGCTGGACGCCCTGTACGCGAAGTCGGGCGCCGCCGGCCGGCACACCGACCCGGAGCTCGCCGCCGAGCTGCGCTCCTCCTTCGACGACGACGTCAGCACGGAGGACTCGTTCCTCGACTTCCTGGACGCCTGGTGGCCCGAGCTGACGCCGCTCGGGGTGCTCGCGGCGATGGCCGACGAGCGCCGTCTCGGCCGCTGGTCACGCCGGGTCCTCAACCCCGGCGAGGTGCGAAGACTCGCCCGCAGCCTGAGACGCGAGGGACGGTCCGTGCACGACGTGGCGGTCCTCGACGAACTGCAGGCGATCCTCGGCACCCCCGTCCGCCCGAAGAAGAAGCGCGAGGCCGATCCTCTCGACCAGCTCACCGGGCTGGAGGAGCTGATGCCGCAGCGCGAGGAGTCCCAGCGCGAGCGGGCCGAGCGGCTGGCGGCGGAGCGCACCGAGTACGCCCACGTCATCGTCGACGAGGCCCAGGACCTCACGCCCATGCAGTGGCGGATGGTCGGCCGCCGCGGCCGGCACGCCACCTGGACGATCGTGGGCGACCCCGCCCAGTCGTCCTGGTCCGACCCGGACGAGGCCGCCGAGGCCCGCGACGACGCCCTCGGCACCCGGCCGCGCCGCCGTTTCGAACTCACCGTGAACTACCGCAACCCCTCCGAGGTCGCCGAGCTCGCCGCCCGGGTGCTGACGCTGGCCATGCCGGGGATGGTGGCGCCCCGCGCCGTCCGCTCGACGGGCCTGCGGCCCCGGTTCGCGGTGGCCCGTGACGACCTCGAGCGGACCGTGCGGCAGGAGACCGAGCGCCTCCTGGACGAGGTCGACGGCACCGTCGGTGTCGTGGTCGCGATGGACCGGCGCGCGGAGGCCGCCCGCTGGCTCGAGGGCCTCGGCGACCGCGCGGTCGCCCTCGGTTCGCTGGAGGCGAAGGGCCTGGAGTACGACGCGACGGTGGTCGTCTCGCCCGCCGAGATCGCCGACGAGTCGCCGGCCGGCCTGCGGGTGCTGTACGTGGCGCTCACCCGTGCCACCCAGCAGCTCACCGTGGTCTCGGGCCGGCGCGACGAGCCGGACGCGGACGGGGTCCCGGACCTGCTGAGGGACTGA
- a CDS encoding anti-sigma factor family protein has protein sequence MNRQDQFGQFGQSEEGSVHETVGAYVLGILDDAEATAFEAHLAGCDICAAHLEEFAGMEPMLAMLAEAPAQPAVPRQPTALPFDSRIMQPPPRPTATVPTAPSPQLLDRLVDEVAVKRSRKRRRSMYMIAASAVLILGGPAVAVVVTQDDATAGNVAGPHPTSPAETEFFDGMKEKVEATDATTKVTATVGLEEKGWGTHAVLELKNVKGPLKCNLIAVSKSGEEEVVTSWSVPERGYGIADSTNKEAKKPLYIHGGAAMDRNEIDHFEVRTFDGERLVEVGA, from the coding sequence ATGAACAGGCAGGACCAGTTCGGGCAGTTCGGACAGTCCGAAGAGGGGTCGGTCCACGAGACGGTCGGGGCGTACGTCCTCGGCATCCTCGACGACGCGGAAGCCACCGCGTTCGAGGCGCATCTCGCCGGCTGCGACATCTGTGCCGCCCACCTCGAGGAGTTCGCGGGCATGGAGCCGATGCTGGCGATGCTCGCCGAGGCCCCCGCGCAGCCGGCCGTGCCACGGCAGCCGACCGCGCTGCCCTTCGACAGCAGGATCATGCAGCCGCCGCCCCGGCCCACCGCCACGGTCCCGACGGCGCCGAGCCCGCAGCTGCTGGACCGGCTCGTGGACGAGGTCGCGGTGAAGCGCTCCCGGAAGCGCCGCCGCAGCATGTACATGATCGCCGCATCGGCGGTGCTGATCCTCGGCGGTCCCGCCGTGGCCGTGGTGGTCACCCAGGACGACGCCACCGCGGGGAACGTCGCGGGGCCCCATCCGACCAGCCCCGCGGAGACCGAGTTCTTCGACGGCATGAAGGAGAAGGTCGAGGCGACGGACGCGACCACCAAGGTCACCGCCACCGTCGGCCTGGAGGAGAAGGGCTGGGGCACCCACGCGGTCCTGGAGCTCAAGAACGTCAAGGGCCCGCTGAAGTGCAACCTCATCGCCGTCTCCAAGAGCGGCGAGGAGGAGGTCGTGACCTCCTGGTCCGTCCCCGAGCGCGGGTACGGCATCGCGGACAGTACGAACAAAGAGGCCAAGAAGCCCCTGTACATCCACGGCGGTGCCGCGATGGACCGCAACGAGATCGACCACTTCGAGGTCCGTACCTTCGACGGCGAGCGCCTGGTGGAGGTCGGCGCCTGA
- a CDS encoding sigma-70 family RNA polymerase sigma factor, protein MRKDAAVADDRSGRARHRADSSRTSTSVPDEELMRVLYQEHAGPLLAYVLRLVAGDRQRAEDVVQETLIRAWKNAGQLNRATGSVRPWLVTVARRIVIDGHRSRQARPQEVDPSPLEVMPAEDEIDKALWLMTLSDALDDLTPAHREVLVETYFKGRTVNEAAEKLGIPSGTVRSRVFYALRSMKLALEERGVTA, encoded by the coding sequence GTGCGCAAGGATGCCGCCGTGGCCGATGACCGTTCAGGCAGGGCCCGGCATCGCGCCGACTCGTCGCGCACCAGCACATCCGTCCCTGACGAGGAGCTGATGCGCGTGCTGTATCAGGAGCACGCCGGACCCCTCCTTGCCTATGTGCTCCGCCTCGTGGCCGGCGACCGCCAGCGCGCCGAGGACGTGGTACAGGAGACGCTCATCCGTGCCTGGAAGAACGCCGGTCAGCTCAATCGGGCCACCGGCTCTGTCCGACCCTGGCTGGTGACGGTCGCACGGCGTATCGTCATCGACGGTCACCGCAGCCGGCAGGCCCGGCCGCAGGAGGTCGATCCGTCGCCGCTGGAGGTCATGCCCGCGGAGGACGAGATCGACAAGGCGTTGTGGCTGATGACGCTATCCGATGCGCTCGATGATTTGACCCCTGCTCACAGGGAAGTACTCGTCGAGACGTATTTCAAAGGGCGTACGGTCAATGAGGCGGCCGAGAAGCTCGGCATACCCAGCGGGACCGTGCGGTCCCGTGTGTTCTACGCACTGCGTTCCATGAAGCTCGCTCTGGAGGAGAGGGGGGTCACGGCATGA
- a CDS encoding CGNR zinc finger domain-containing protein — MGIGSYDGRFDSGRVCLDLVAAGPVGPEALGRWLMAAGLLPPGTPLGAVTVHWVRPFRELRACVQGLVDARIDHRPGAPAPAPAPAPGRHDGPDGALARLNAFASASAPPAVTAVRDDEGELVRAPLAHPECAALLAAVARDAVDLLTDPVARARLRRCEGDNCRRVYLDTSRGRRRRWCSSEVCGNRERVARHRRRTALSRA, encoded by the coding sequence ATGGGCATCGGCTCGTACGACGGGCGGTTCGACTCCGGGCGCGTCTGCCTGGATCTCGTGGCGGCGGGGCCGGTGGGCCCCGAAGCACTCGGACGGTGGCTCATGGCCGCCGGCCTGCTGCCGCCGGGCACTCCACTGGGCGCGGTGACCGTGCACTGGGTGCGCCCGTTCCGCGAACTCCGTGCCTGTGTGCAGGGTCTGGTGGACGCCCGGATCGACCACCGCCCGGGCGCACCCGCACCCGCACCCGCACCCGCTCCCGGGCGCCACGACGGTCCGGACGGCGCCCTCGCCCGGCTCAACGCGTTCGCCTCCGCCTCCGCCCCGCCCGCCGTCACCGCCGTGCGCGACGACGAGGGCGAACTCGTCCGGGCCCCGCTCGCCCACCCCGAGTGCGCCGCACTGCTCGCCGCCGTCGCCCGCGACGCCGTGGACCTGCTCACCGATCCCGTGGCCCGCGCACGGCTCCGCCGTTGCGAGGGCGACAACTGCCGCCGTGTGTATCTCGACACATCCCGGGGCCGGCGTCGTCGCTGGTGCTCCAGCGAGGTGTGCGGCAACCGGGAGCGCGTGGCGCGGCATCGGCGTCGCACGGCGCTCTCCCGAGCCTGA
- a CDS encoding uroporphyrinogen-III synthase, whose amino-acid sequence MYHEQHGAPAVAPLSGFTVGVTAARRADELGALLQRRGATVLHAPALRIVPLADDGELLAATKELIDNAPDVVVATTAIGFRGWVEAADGWGFGEELLACLRGVELLARGPKVKGAIRAAGLTEEWSPTSESMAEVLDRLLDEGVADRRVALQLHGEPLPGFVEALRAGGAEVVVVPVYRWMPPEDLAPLDRLLDATVGRSLDAVTFTSAPAAASLFSRAEDRGMLPELLDALAHDVLPACVGPVTALPLQARGLDTVQPDRFRLGPLVQLLCVELPSRARALPVAGRQVEIRGHAVLVDGDVRPVPPAGMSLLNTLARRPGWVVSRAELLRALPGAGRDEHAVETAMARLRSALGVPNLIQTVVKRGYRLALDPAVDTKYADS is encoded by the coding sequence ATGTACCACGAACAGCACGGCGCTCCCGCGGTCGCCCCGCTCTCGGGCTTCACGGTCGGAGTCACGGCGGCCCGGCGCGCGGACGAACTGGGCGCGCTGCTGCAGCGCCGCGGGGCGACGGTGCTCCACGCACCCGCCCTGCGGATCGTGCCGCTCGCGGACGACGGCGAGTTGCTCGCCGCCACCAAGGAGCTCATCGACAACGCCCCGGACGTGGTGGTCGCCACCACCGCGATCGGATTCCGGGGCTGGGTGGAGGCCGCCGACGGCTGGGGCTTCGGGGAGGAACTGCTCGCCTGCCTGCGCGGTGTCGAACTCCTCGCCCGCGGCCCGAAGGTGAAGGGCGCGATCCGGGCGGCCGGGCTGACGGAGGAGTGGTCGCCCACGTCAGAGTCGATGGCCGAGGTCCTCGACCGGCTCCTCGACGAGGGCGTCGCGGACCGGCGGGTGGCACTGCAGTTGCACGGCGAGCCGCTGCCCGGGTTCGTGGAGGCCCTGCGGGCCGGGGGCGCCGAGGTCGTCGTCGTCCCCGTCTACCGGTGGATGCCGCCGGAGGACCTGGCGCCGCTGGACCGGCTGCTCGACGCGACGGTGGGGCGCTCGCTGGACGCCGTGACGTTCACCAGCGCCCCGGCCGCGGCGTCGCTGTTCTCCCGCGCCGAGGACCGGGGGATGCTGCCGGAGCTGCTCGACGCGCTCGCCCACGACGTGCTGCCGGCGTGCGTGGGACCGGTCACGGCCCTTCCGCTCCAGGCACGAGGGCTGGACACGGTCCAGCCCGACCGCTTCCGGCTGGGCCCGCTCGTCCAGCTGCTCTGCGTCGAACTTCCCTCGCGGGCCCGGGCCCTGCCGGTGGCGGGCCGCCAGGTCGAGATCCGCGGCCACGCCGTCCTCGTGGACGGGGACGTCCGCCCGGTGCCACCCGCCGGGATGTCGCTGCTCAACACGCTGGCCCGCCGCCCCGGCTGGGTCGTCTCCCGCGCCGAACTGCTGCGCGCCCTGCCCGGTGCCGGCCGTGACGAGCACGCCGTGGAGACCGCCATGGCCCGACTGCGTTCGGCGCTCGGCGTCCCCAACCTCATCCAGACCGTGGTGAAGCGCGGCTACCGCCTGGCACTCGACCCCGCGGTCGACACCAAGTACGCGGACTCCTGA
- a CDS encoding nitrate/nitrite transporter, translated as MAGRWIEQWDPEDETFWREKGEGIARRNLLFSVLSEHIGFSIWTLWSVMVLFMGPEYGVDPAGKFFLIATATLVGAVIRVPYTFAVARFGGRNWTVFSALMLLLPTGAAFLVMEPGTSYGTFLAVAALTGVGGGNFASSMTNINSFFPLRKKGWALGLNAGGGNIGVPVVQLVGLLVIGVAGAAHPRIVLGVYIPLIVVSALCAALFMDNLAPVKNDTGAAKEAVRDPHTWIMSFLYIGTFGSFIGYSFAFGLVLQTQFGRTPLQAASLTFVGPLLGSLIRPVGGSLADRFGGARITLWTFAAMAAATGVVVFASVSESLPVFLVGFIALFVLSGLGNGSTYKMIPGIFQAKALAKGMTGEAAEAYGRRLSGASMGLIGAVGALGGLAINLAFRQSFLTAGTGTGAFVAFLACYAVCFTVTWAVYLRRPARTAAPAATTETKPQLSYAEV; from the coding sequence ATGGCCGGCAGGTGGATCGAGCAGTGGGACCCGGAGGACGAGACCTTCTGGAGGGAGAAGGGGGAGGGGATCGCCCGGCGTAACCTCCTCTTCTCCGTCCTGTCCGAGCACATCGGCTTCTCCATCTGGACGCTGTGGTCCGTGATGGTCCTGTTCATGGGGCCCGAGTACGGGGTCGACCCGGCCGGAAAGTTCTTCCTGATCGCGACCGCGACCCTGGTCGGGGCCGTGATCCGGGTGCCGTACACCTTCGCCGTCGCCCGCTTCGGCGGCCGCAACTGGACGGTGTTCAGCGCGCTGATGCTGCTGCTGCCGACCGGGGCCGCGTTCCTGGTGATGGAGCCGGGGACGTCGTACGGGACGTTCCTCGCGGTGGCCGCCCTCACCGGCGTCGGCGGCGGCAACTTCGCCTCCTCGATGACCAACATCAACTCCTTCTTCCCGCTGCGGAAGAAGGGCTGGGCGCTCGGGCTGAACGCGGGCGGCGGCAACATCGGCGTGCCGGTGGTCCAGCTCGTCGGGCTGCTCGTCATCGGGGTGGCGGGCGCCGCCCATCCCAGGATCGTGCTCGGCGTCTACATCCCGCTGATTGTGGTCTCCGCGCTGTGCGCCGCGCTGTTCATGGACAACCTGGCCCCCGTGAAGAACGACACCGGCGCCGCGAAGGAGGCGGTCCGGGACCCGCACACCTGGATCATGTCGTTCCTCTACATCGGGACGTTCGGCTCCTTCATCGGCTACAGCTTCGCCTTCGGCCTCGTGCTCCAGACCCAGTTCGGGCGCACCCCGCTCCAGGCGGCGTCGCTCACCTTCGTCGGACCGCTGCTCGGCTCCCTCATCCGGCCCGTCGGCGGCTCGCTCGCCGACCGCTTCGGCGGGGCCAGGATCACCCTGTGGACCTTCGCCGCGATGGCCGCGGCCACCGGCGTCGTCGTATTCGCCTCCGTGTCCGAGTCGCTGCCGGTCTTCCTGGTCGGCTTCATCGCCCTGTTCGTCCTCAGCGGGCTCGGCAACGGCTCCACGTACAAGATGATCCCCGGCATCTTCCAGGCCAAGGCGCTGGCCAAGGGCATGACGGGAGAGGCGGCCGAGGCGTACGGGCGCCGGCTGTCCGGGGCGTCGATGGGGCTCATCGGTGCGGTGGGCGCGCTCGGCGGACTCGCGATCAACCTGGCCTTCCGGCAGTCGTTCCTCACGGCCGGGACGGGGACGGGTGCCTTCGTCGCCTTCCTCGCCTGCTACGCGGTGTGCTTCACGGTCACCTGGGCGGTATACCTTCGCAGGCCCGCCCGCACCGCCGCGCCGGCCGCCACGACCGAGACGAAGCCGCAGCTCAGCTACGCCGAGGTGTGA
- a CDS encoding acyltransferase family protein: MTSPSLDTGGAPRAGARYRADTTATAAPAAAPKRPGRDRYLDLLRSIALLRVIVYHIFGWAWLTVLFPSMGVMFALAGSLMARSLARPAWGVIRGRVRRLLPPMWAFSAFVLPVIFYFGWKPVKEEGIWWFVKLAWYIVPVGAPPYPWHSGDASGLLEDTWAVQAAGPLWYIRAYLWFVIASPLLLWAFRRLPWATLFGPLALTAVVGSGLFKIPGETGNVITDFATYGSCWVLGFAHQEGVFEKLPRYVFVSVSSLIMAFGLWWASWHLGPDGWDLNDIPLAQATWSFGFCVILLAYSPSWQRLPGKLAHFDSLITLSNNRAVTIYLWHNLLIMATIPVIDLLWRIPGVWPTYSGYLERAYPVLMLIVVFPLIGLMIMAVGWLEDVAAKRRPRLWPNGTTPEKASRARAARGRGRSHRA, encoded by the coding sequence ATGACCTCGCCCTCGCTCGACACGGGCGGCGCTCCCCGTGCCGGGGCCCGGTACCGTGCCGACACGACGGCGACGGCGGCTCCCGCCGCCGCGCCGAAGCGGCCCGGCCGGGACCGCTATCTCGACCTGCTGCGCTCCATCGCCCTGCTCCGCGTGATCGTCTACCACATCTTCGGCTGGGCCTGGCTGACGGTGCTCTTCCCGTCGATGGGCGTGATGTTCGCGCTCGCCGGCTCGCTGATGGCGCGCTCGCTGGCGCGGCCCGCGTGGGGCGTCATCCGCGGCCGCGTCCGGCGGCTGCTGCCGCCGATGTGGGCGTTCTCGGCCTTCGTTCTGCCCGTGATCTTCTACTTCGGCTGGAAGCCGGTGAAGGAGGAGGGGATCTGGTGGTTCGTCAAGCTGGCCTGGTACATCGTCCCGGTCGGCGCGCCGCCGTACCCCTGGCACAGCGGTGACGCCTCTGGCCTGCTCGAGGACACCTGGGCGGTCCAGGCGGCGGGTCCGCTCTGGTACATCCGGGCCTATCTGTGGTTCGTCATCGCCTCGCCGCTGCTCCTGTGGGCCTTCCGCAGGCTGCCGTGGGCGACGCTCTTCGGCCCCCTCGCGCTCACGGCGGTCGTCGGCTCCGGGCTGTTCAAGATCCCCGGCGAGACGGGCAACGTCATCACCGACTTCGCCACCTACGGATCCTGCTGGGTGCTCGGCTTCGCCCACCAGGAGGGCGTGTTCGAGAAGCTCCCGCGGTACGTCTTCGTGTCCGTGTCCTCGCTGATCATGGCCTTCGGCCTGTGGTGGGCGTCGTGGCATCTGGGGCCGGACGGCTGGGACCTCAACGACATCCCGCTCGCCCAGGCCACCTGGTCGTTCGGTTTCTGCGTGATCCTGCTCGCGTACTCGCCGTCCTGGCAGCGGCTCCCGGGGAAGCTCGCGCACTTCGACAGCCTGATCACCCTGTCCAACAACCGCGCGGTGACGATCTACCTCTGGCACAACCTGCTGATCATGGCGACGATCCCGGTCATCGACCTGCTGTGGAGGATCCCGGGCGTCTGGCCGACGTACTCGGGCTACCTGGAGCGTGCGTACCCCGTGCTCATGCTGATCGTCGTCTTTCCGCTGATCGGTCTGATGATCATGGCCGTCGGGTGGCTGGAGGACGTCGCCGCCAAGCGCCGGCCCCGGCTCTGGCCCAACGGCACGACGCCCGAGAAGGCGTCGCGGGCCAGGGCGGCGCGCGGACGGGGGCGCTCACACCGCGCCTGA